Proteins encoded by one window of Pseudomonas sp. PSKL.D1:
- a CDS encoding glutamine synthetase family protein has translation MTAEGFLEGRRLQMARGVLLQCIMGGYPPARFYGSDDGDLALVAEHTQTHRLPWSEEGLALAICDANELDGRPSALSTRGQLKAVIARYAALGLAPVVATELEFFVFSPNSDPLQPFQPPLGKDGRRELGHSAFSVSSNNGLRPFFQEVYQCMAALGLPRDTFMHEMGVSQFEINLLHGDPLLLADQTFLFKHLLKEVALKHGLTVVCMAKPLAHTPGSSMHIHQSVVDVASGRNVFSDEHGHPTDTFHHFIGGQQACMADFTALFAPNVNSYQRLCHPYASPNNACWSEDNRAAGLRIPASAPVARRVENRLPGADANPYLAIAASLAAGLHGIEQRLQPAPAIQGEFEVPEHLSLPCTLHAALDRLKRSALARELFGTEFIEGYVATKTLELTDFFNEITPWERRVLAAQA, from the coding sequence ATGACCGCCGAAGGCTTCCTCGAAGGCCGCCGCCTGCAAATGGCCCGGGGCGTCTTGCTGCAATGCATCATGGGTGGCTACCCACCGGCCAGGTTCTACGGCAGCGACGACGGCGACCTGGCGCTGGTGGCAGAACACACGCAAACCCACCGGTTGCCGTGGAGCGAAGAGGGCCTTGCGCTGGCCATCTGCGATGCCAATGAACTTGATGGCAGGCCATCGGCGCTTTCCACCCGTGGCCAGCTCAAGGCCGTGATTGCCCGCTACGCTGCGTTGGGCCTGGCCCCCGTGGTCGCCACCGAACTCGAATTTTTCGTCTTCTCGCCCAACAGCGACCCGCTCCAGCCGTTCCAGCCGCCGCTGGGCAAGGATGGCCGCCGCGAACTGGGCCATTCGGCCTTCAGTGTCAGCTCCAACAATGGCCTGCGGCCTTTCTTTCAGGAGGTGTACCAGTGCATGGCGGCGCTGGGCCTGCCGCGTGACACCTTCATGCACGAAATGGGCGTCAGCCAGTTCGAGATCAACCTGTTGCATGGCGACCCACTGCTGCTGGCCGATCAGACGTTCCTGTTCAAGCACCTGCTCAAGGAAGTGGCGCTCAAGCATGGTCTGACCGTGGTATGCATGGCCAAGCCGCTGGCGCACACGCCTGGCAGTTCGATGCACATCCACCAGAGCGTGGTGGATGTCGCCAGCGGGCGTAACGTGTTCAGCGACGAACACGGCCATCCGACTGACACGTTCCATCACTTCATCGGTGGCCAGCAGGCATGCATGGCCGACTTCACCGCGCTGTTCGCGCCCAACGTCAATTCCTACCAGCGCCTGTGCCACCCTTACGCCTCGCCAAACAATGCCTGCTGGTCCGAGGACAACCGCGCTGCCGGCCTGCGCATCCCGGCCAGTGCGCCGGTGGCGCGGCGTGTCGAAAACCGCTTGCCCGGCGCCGATGCCAACCCTTATCTGGCCATTGCCGCCAGCCTCGCCGCCGGCCTGCACGGTATCGAACAACGCCTGCAGCCTGCGCCAGCCATTCAGGGCGAGTTCGAGGTGCCCGAGCACCTGAGCCTGCCGTGCACCCTGCATGCCGCGCTTGATCGCCTCAAGCGCAGTGCGCTGGCACGGGAACTGTTCGGCACCGAGTTCATCGAAGGCTACGTTGCCACCAAGACCCTGGAACTGACCGATTTCTTCAATGAGATCACGCCGTGGGAGCGGCGCGTGCTGGCCGCGCAGGCCTGA